One genomic window of Polyangium aurulentum includes the following:
- the ftsH gene encoding ATP-dependent zinc metalloprotease FtsH gives MKQSHKTLLLWVLLIMMFLVIWQYLGTGSPPATQVPFSEFMTQVRADHEKEPFVESVSIKEREYTFWVKDPKNNAKQRKVTIGPDNADEITKTLVDNKVAVTFEKEDASPFWSGALVTILPMVFLLVMFYLFMRQLQAGGGKAMSFGKSRARLLSESQNKVTFSDVAGIDEAKDELEEIIAFLKDPKKFQKLGGRIPKGVLMMGPPGTGKTLLAKAIAGEAGVPFFSISGSDFVEMFVGVGASRVRDLFEQGKKHAPCIIFIDEIDAVGRHRGAGLGGGHDEREQTLNQLLVEMDGFESNEGVIIVAATNRPDVLDPAILRPGRFDRRIVVSRPDVRGREGILRVHTKKVPLGPDVDLEIISRGTPGFVGADLENLVNEAALLAARQDKDLVSMVDFEMAKDKVLMGAERRSMVISDEERKTTAFHEAGHALVAKLLEKNADPVHKVTIIPRGPALGITQQLPKEDRLSMSRDFAKARLAVLMGGRVAEEIVFGQFTTGAGNDIKQASNLARRMVTEFGMSDVIGPISYASDEESVFLGRDFTSRSRNYSETIANQIDDEVRKFVIEGHEEAKRLLGENRAILELLANALLERETLDAEEVDAIVAGRELPQRQKVVIPTYAEREKAAKEKRRAASIFGAPKPAPST, from the coding sequence GTGAAGCAATCGCACAAGACGCTCCTGCTTTGGGTCCTGCTGATCATGATGTTCCTGGTGATCTGGCAGTATCTGGGCACTGGGAGCCCGCCCGCCACGCAAGTCCCGTTCAGCGAGTTCATGACTCAGGTGCGGGCGGATCACGAAAAAGAGCCGTTCGTCGAGTCCGTCTCCATCAAGGAACGCGAATACACGTTCTGGGTCAAAGACCCGAAGAACAATGCCAAGCAGCGCAAGGTGACGATCGGCCCCGACAACGCCGACGAGATCACCAAGACGCTGGTGGACAACAAGGTCGCCGTGACCTTCGAGAAAGAGGACGCCTCGCCGTTCTGGTCCGGGGCGCTCGTGACCATCCTGCCGATGGTCTTCCTCCTGGTCATGTTCTACCTGTTCATGCGCCAGCTCCAGGCGGGCGGCGGCAAGGCGATGAGCTTCGGCAAGTCGCGCGCGCGGCTCTTGTCGGAGTCGCAGAACAAGGTGACGTTCTCGGACGTCGCCGGGATCGACGAGGCGAAGGACGAGCTCGAAGAGATCATCGCCTTCCTCAAGGATCCGAAGAAGTTCCAGAAGCTCGGCGGTCGCATCCCGAAGGGCGTGCTCATGATGGGCCCGCCTGGAACGGGCAAGACGCTGCTCGCGAAGGCGATCGCGGGCGAGGCGGGCGTGCCGTTCTTCTCGATCTCGGGCTCCGACTTCGTGGAGATGTTCGTCGGCGTCGGCGCGAGCCGCGTCCGCGATCTCTTCGAGCAGGGCAAGAAGCACGCGCCGTGCATCATCTTCATCGACGAGATCGACGCCGTCGGCCGTCACCGCGGCGCGGGCCTCGGCGGTGGTCACGACGAGCGCGAGCAGACGCTGAACCAGCTCCTCGTGGAGATGGACGGCTTCGAGTCGAACGAGGGCGTCATCATCGTCGCCGCGACGAACCGCCCCGACGTCCTCGATCCGGCGATCCTGCGCCCCGGCCGCTTCGACCGGCGCATCGTGGTGAGCCGGCCCGACGTGCGCGGTCGCGAGGGCATCCTCCGCGTGCACACGAAGAAGGTTCCCCTCGGTCCGGACGTCGACCTCGAGATCATCTCGCGCGGCACGCCTGGGTTCGTGGGCGCCGATCTCGAGAACCTCGTCAACGAAGCCGCGCTGCTCGCGGCGCGCCAGGACAAGGACCTCGTCTCGATGGTCGACTTCGAGATGGCCAAGGACAAGGTCCTCATGGGCGCCGAGCGCCGGAGCATGGTCATCAGCGACGAGGAGCGAAAGACCACGGCCTTCCACGAGGCAGGTCACGCGCTCGTGGCGAAGCTCCTCGAGAAGAACGCCGATCCGGTCCACAAGGTCACGATCATCCCGCGCGGCCCGGCGCTCGGGATCACGCAGCAGCTCCCCAAGGAAGATCGCCTCAGCATGTCGCGCGACTTCGCCAAGGCCCGCCTCGCGGTGCTGATGGGCGGGCGCGTGGCCGAGGAGATCGTCTTCGGGCAGTTCACGACGGGCGCGGGCAACGACATCAAGCAAGCGTCGAACCTCGCGCGCCGCATGGTGACCGAGTTCGGCATGAGCGACGTGATCGGCCCGATCTCGTACGCGTCGGACGAGGAGAGCGTGTTCCTCGGCCGCGACTTCACGAGCCGCAGCCGCAACTACTCGGAGACGATCGCCAACCAGATCGACGACGAGGTGCGCAAGTTCGTGATCGAAGGCCACGAGGAGGCCAAGCGCCTGCTCGGTGAGAACCGCGCGATCCTCGAGCTGCTCGCCAACGCGCTGCTCGAGCGCGAGACGCTCGACGCCGAGGAGGTCGACGCGATCGTGGCCGGGCGCGAGCTGCCGCAGCGGCAGAAGGTCGTCATCCCGACCTACGCCGAGCGCGAGAAGGCCGCGAAGGAGAAGCGCCGCGCGGCCAGCATCTTCGGCGCCCCCAAGCCCGCGCCGAGCACGTGA